A genomic region of Lagopus muta isolate bLagMut1 chromosome 19, bLagMut1 primary, whole genome shotgun sequence contains the following coding sequences:
- the LOC125702700 gene encoding ankyrin repeat and MYND domain-containing protein 1-like isoform X6: MADGPPAAEERRWHCETYVGQFYVSHRHGKGICYCPDGSQLRGAFYLGHVEGYVTQEWKDGRTFQGLYKSDERFGPGIESYPDGCQDVGLWLGNHLIKLCTEVPGSFSVLDYPEHYRYFDDSSPKKYISVKEDPFLRSYKHLPFDDEDIFPEGVLAYSCNMDHLTLTHSFLEDCDAHYFENTKELPEEDLWPVANGTPLLVRIQMHAYKHRHSQAEFSSDMKLILRGVRSNCGHPGPRELASKQLIEKAARGDFDGVCAVLRNGLAHPDVADKQGYTALAAAAVHSHCDIVNLLLDSGADVNKCSDEGLSALSMCFILYYPEESFKDNIAESSLHCYQWNKRSEPSEAVSVAGSVTSEQQKRWETIQLLLRRGADPNVSCVPSHLLFFAVKAADAKAVKLLLEKGARTDVRLPSKFQGLSPLHIAASIPGEEGVQITEYLLSSALDLDARAEDGNEVYGPDEPQDKESSLSADVSWPLKNEAGPPQEYFASYNGPVPEEGGRSALHIACQREGNSEHARDVIRLLLKHKANPNTLWSGHSPLSLAIASGNDLAVVELLKHGADPNLPLSGAVESALCAAVSTAYEHQRTTAQRIALVDKLLEAGADILAPVTLQEGKRKAVGTAVDFAYYKYYQDRRIANTPYHMLSASEQEVVQARQALLEHITAKLRERVILKEKEWDQEELRRSKKLDSAIRVCASKKKERNHHEEQGSLTSCSCLFSLS, encoded by the exons ATGGCGGACGGTCCGCCCGCGGCCGAGGAGCGGCGGTGGCACTGCGAG ACATATGTGGGGCAGTTCTATGTGAGCCATCGCCATGGAAAGGGCATTTGCTACTGTCCTGATGGCTCCCAACTCCGAGGAGCTTTCTATCTTGGCCACGTAGAAGGCTATGTGACCCAGGAATGGAAGGATGGCAGAACATTTCAG GGACTGTACAAATCTGACGAGCGATTTGGACCAGGGATTGAGAGCTATCCAGATGGCTGTCAGGACGTTGGCTTGTGGCTTGGAAATCATCTCATTAAACTGTGTACTGAAGTACCtggttctttttctgtcttggaTTATCCAGAGCATTACAGATATTTTGATGACAGTTCTCCAAAGAAGTATATTTCTGTCAAGGAAGATCCTTTCCTCCGTAGCTACAAACATCTTCCTTTTGATGATGAGGATATTTTCCCTGAAGGAGTCCTTGCATATTCTTGTAACATGGATCATCTTACCTTGACTCACTCTTTCCTGGAAGATTGTGATGCTCATTACTTCGAGAACACCAAAGAGCTGCCTGAAGAAGACCTCTGGCCTGTTGCAAATGGAACTCCTTTGCTAGTTAGGATACAAATGCATGCTTATAAGCACAG GCACTCTCAAGCAGAGTTCTCTTCAGATATGAAGCTCATTCTCAGAGGAGTCCGCAGTAATTGTGGACATCCAGGCCCCAGGGAACTTGCCTCAAAGCAGTTAATTGAGAAGGCAGCAAGAGGAGATTTTGATGGAGTCTGTGCAGTTCTGAGGAATGGATTGGCTCATCCAGATGTGGCTGATAAACAGGGATACACTgcacttgctgctgctgct GTTCATTCCCACTGTGATATTGTGAATCTACTTCTTGATAGTGGAGCTGATGTGAATAAGTGTAGTGATGAGGGATTATCTGCTCTCTCCATGTGCTTTATTCTCTATTATCCAGAAGAATCTTTTAAGGATAACATTGCTGAGAGCAGCTTGCACTGTTACCAG TGGAACAAACGATCAGAACCCTCAGAAGCGGTCAGTGTGGCTGGGAGCGTAACCTCAGA GCAACAGAAGAGATGGGAAACAATCCAACTGCTGCTTCGGCGAGGTGCAGATCCCAACGTCTCCTGTGTCCCATCACACCTTCTCTTCTTTGCTGTTAAAGCTGCTGATGCAAAGGCAGTGAAACTCCTCTTGGAAAAGGGAGCCAGGACTGATGTGCGGCTTCCATCCAAG ttcCAGGGTTTATCTCCTCTTCACATAGCTGCCTCTATTCCTGGGGAGGAAGGAGTCCAGATAACAGAGTACCTCCTGAGTTCTGCCCTAGATCTTGATGCAAGGGCAGAAGATGGAAATGAGGTATATGGTCCAGATGAG CCTCAAGACAAAGAATCCAGTTTGTCAGCTGATGTCTCTTGGccactgaaaaatgaagcaggaCCACCACAAGAGTACTTTGCCTCCTATAACGGTCCTGTTCCAGAAGAAGGTGGGAGGAGTGCGCTGCATATTGCATGCCAAAGAGAGGGCAACAGTGAG CATGCCAGAGATGTTATCCGCCTCCTTTTGAAGCACAAGGCAAACCCAAACACGCTGTGGAGCGGCCATTCGCCACTTTCCTTAGCGATTGCCAGCGGCAATGACTTG GCAGTGGTTGAACTCCTCAAACATGGGGCTGACCCAAATCTGCCACTAAGTGGAGCCGTGGAAAGTGCCCTCTGTGCAGCTGTCAGTACCGCATATGAACACCAGAGAACAACAGCACAGAGGATTGCTTTG GTTGATAAGCTGCTTGAAGCTGGCGCAGATATCCTTGCACCAGTGACTCTtcaggagggaaagagaaaagctgtgggAACTGCTGTTGACTTTGCCTATTATAAATATTATCAG GACAGGAGAATTGCTAACACACCGTACCACATGCTGTCAGCATCTGAGCAGGAAGTTGTTCAAGCACGCCAGGCACTGCTAGAGCACATTACAGCAAAGCTCCGTGAGCGCGTcattctgaaagagaaagagtGGGATCAAGAAGAGCTGAGAAGGTCCAAGAAAT TGGATTCAGCCATTCGTGTATgtgcttcaaagaaaaaagagaggaacCATCATGAGGAACAGGGAAG TCTTACCAGCTGCAGTTGCCTTTTTTCTCTGTCCTGA
- the LOC125702700 gene encoding ankyrin repeat and MYND domain-containing protein 1-like isoform X8: MADGPPAAEERRWHCETYVGQFYVSHRHGKGICYCPDGSQLRGAFYLGHVEGYVTQEWKDGRTFQGLYKSDERFGPGIESYPDGCQDVGLWLGNHLIKLCTEVPGSFSVLDYPEHYRYFDDSSPKKYISVKEDPFLRSYKHLPFDDEDIFPEGVLAYSCNMDHLTLTHSFLEDCDAHYFENTKELPEEDLWPVANGTPLLVRIQMHAYKHRHSQAEFSSDMKLILRGVRSNCGHPGPRELASKQLIEKAARGDFDGVCAVLRNGLAHPDVADKQGYTALAAAAVHSHCDIVNLLLDSGADVNKCSDEGLSALSMCFILYYPEESFKDNIAESSLHCYQWNKRSEPSEAVSVAGSVTSEQQKRWETIQLLLRRGADPNVSCVPSHLLFFAVKAADAKAVKLLLEKGARTDVRLPSKFQGLSPLHIAASIPGEEGVQITEYLLSSALDLDARAEDGNEVYGPDEPQDKESSLSADVSWPLKNEAGPPQEYFASYNGPVPEEGGRSALHIACQREGNSEHARDVIRLLLKHKANPNTLWSGHSPLSLAIASGNDLAVVELLKHGADPNLPLSGAVESALCAAVSTAYEHQRTTAQRIALVDKLLEAGADILAPVTLQEGKRKAVGTAVDFAYYKYYQDRRIANTPYHMLSASEQEVVQARQALLEHITAKLRERVILKEKEWDQEELRSGFSHSCMCFKEKREEPS, translated from the exons ATGGCGGACGGTCCGCCCGCGGCCGAGGAGCGGCGGTGGCACTGCGAG ACATATGTGGGGCAGTTCTATGTGAGCCATCGCCATGGAAAGGGCATTTGCTACTGTCCTGATGGCTCCCAACTCCGAGGAGCTTTCTATCTTGGCCACGTAGAAGGCTATGTGACCCAGGAATGGAAGGATGGCAGAACATTTCAG GGACTGTACAAATCTGACGAGCGATTTGGACCAGGGATTGAGAGCTATCCAGATGGCTGTCAGGACGTTGGCTTGTGGCTTGGAAATCATCTCATTAAACTGTGTACTGAAGTACCtggttctttttctgtcttggaTTATCCAGAGCATTACAGATATTTTGATGACAGTTCTCCAAAGAAGTATATTTCTGTCAAGGAAGATCCTTTCCTCCGTAGCTACAAACATCTTCCTTTTGATGATGAGGATATTTTCCCTGAAGGAGTCCTTGCATATTCTTGTAACATGGATCATCTTACCTTGACTCACTCTTTCCTGGAAGATTGTGATGCTCATTACTTCGAGAACACCAAAGAGCTGCCTGAAGAAGACCTCTGGCCTGTTGCAAATGGAACTCCTTTGCTAGTTAGGATACAAATGCATGCTTATAAGCACAG GCACTCTCAAGCAGAGTTCTCTTCAGATATGAAGCTCATTCTCAGAGGAGTCCGCAGTAATTGTGGACATCCAGGCCCCAGGGAACTTGCCTCAAAGCAGTTAATTGAGAAGGCAGCAAGAGGAGATTTTGATGGAGTCTGTGCAGTTCTGAGGAATGGATTGGCTCATCCAGATGTGGCTGATAAACAGGGATACACTgcacttgctgctgctgct GTTCATTCCCACTGTGATATTGTGAATCTACTTCTTGATAGTGGAGCTGATGTGAATAAGTGTAGTGATGAGGGATTATCTGCTCTCTCCATGTGCTTTATTCTCTATTATCCAGAAGAATCTTTTAAGGATAACATTGCTGAGAGCAGCTTGCACTGTTACCAG TGGAACAAACGATCAGAACCCTCAGAAGCGGTCAGTGTGGCTGGGAGCGTAACCTCAGA GCAACAGAAGAGATGGGAAACAATCCAACTGCTGCTTCGGCGAGGTGCAGATCCCAACGTCTCCTGTGTCCCATCACACCTTCTCTTCTTTGCTGTTAAAGCTGCTGATGCAAAGGCAGTGAAACTCCTCTTGGAAAAGGGAGCCAGGACTGATGTGCGGCTTCCATCCAAG ttcCAGGGTTTATCTCCTCTTCACATAGCTGCCTCTATTCCTGGGGAGGAAGGAGTCCAGATAACAGAGTACCTCCTGAGTTCTGCCCTAGATCTTGATGCAAGGGCAGAAGATGGAAATGAGGTATATGGTCCAGATGAG CCTCAAGACAAAGAATCCAGTTTGTCAGCTGATGTCTCTTGGccactgaaaaatgaagcaggaCCACCACAAGAGTACTTTGCCTCCTATAACGGTCCTGTTCCAGAAGAAGGTGGGAGGAGTGCGCTGCATATTGCATGCCAAAGAGAGGGCAACAGTGAG CATGCCAGAGATGTTATCCGCCTCCTTTTGAAGCACAAGGCAAACCCAAACACGCTGTGGAGCGGCCATTCGCCACTTTCCTTAGCGATTGCCAGCGGCAATGACTTG GCAGTGGTTGAACTCCTCAAACATGGGGCTGACCCAAATCTGCCACTAAGTGGAGCCGTGGAAAGTGCCCTCTGTGCAGCTGTCAGTACCGCATATGAACACCAGAGAACAACAGCACAGAGGATTGCTTTG GTTGATAAGCTGCTTGAAGCTGGCGCAGATATCCTTGCACCAGTGACTCTtcaggagggaaagagaaaagctgtgggAACTGCTGTTGACTTTGCCTATTATAAATATTATCAG GACAGGAGAATTGCTAACACACCGTACCACATGCTGTCAGCATCTGAGCAGGAAGTTGTTCAAGCACGCCAGGCACTGCTAGAGCACATTACAGCAAAGCTCCGTGAGCGCGTcattctgaaagagaaagagtGGGATCAAGAAGAGCTGAGAAG TGGATTCAGCCATTCGTGTATgtgcttcaaagaaaaaagagaggaacCATCATGA
- the LOC125702700 gene encoding ankyrin repeat and MYND domain-containing protein 1-like isoform X4: MADGPPAAEERRWHCETYVGQFYVSHRHGKGICYCPDGSQLRGAFYLGHVEGYVTQEWKDGRTFQGLYKSDERFGPGIESYPDGCQDVGLWLGNHLIKLCTEVPGSFSVLDYPEHYRYFDDSSPKKYISVKEDPFLRSYKHLPFDDEDIFPEGVLAYSCNMDHLTLTHSFLEDCDAHYFENTKELPEEDLWPVANGTPLLVRIQMHAYKHRHSQAEFSSDMKLILRGVRSNCGHPGPRELASKQLIEKAARGDFDGVCAVLRNGLAHPDVADKQGYTALAAAAVHSHCDIVNLLLDSGADVNKCSDEGLSALSMCFILYYPEESFKDNIAESSLHCYQWNKRSEPSEAVSVAGSVTSEQQKRWETIQLLLRRGADPNVSCVPSHLLFFAVKAADAKAVKLLLEKGARTDVRLPSKFQGLSPLHIAASIPGEEGVQITEYLLSSALDLDARAEDGNEVYGPDEPQDKESSLSADVSWPLKNEAGPPQEYFASYNGPVPEEGGRSALHIACQREGNSEHARDVIRLLLKHKANPNTLWSGHSPLSLAIASGNDLAVVELLKHGADPNLPLSGAVESALCAAVSTAYEHQRTTAQRIALVDKLLEAGADILAPVTLQEGKRKAVGTAVDFAYYKYYQWIQPFVYVLQRKKRGTIMRNREVLPAAVAFFLCPDHITPSSDSTTRVGIIFSHLVGAAYLHLLNSVISTIEYPANAEKYAAMLSILIQEFEKMF, from the exons ATGGCGGACGGTCCGCCCGCGGCCGAGGAGCGGCGGTGGCACTGCGAG ACATATGTGGGGCAGTTCTATGTGAGCCATCGCCATGGAAAGGGCATTTGCTACTGTCCTGATGGCTCCCAACTCCGAGGAGCTTTCTATCTTGGCCACGTAGAAGGCTATGTGACCCAGGAATGGAAGGATGGCAGAACATTTCAG GGACTGTACAAATCTGACGAGCGATTTGGACCAGGGATTGAGAGCTATCCAGATGGCTGTCAGGACGTTGGCTTGTGGCTTGGAAATCATCTCATTAAACTGTGTACTGAAGTACCtggttctttttctgtcttggaTTATCCAGAGCATTACAGATATTTTGATGACAGTTCTCCAAAGAAGTATATTTCTGTCAAGGAAGATCCTTTCCTCCGTAGCTACAAACATCTTCCTTTTGATGATGAGGATATTTTCCCTGAAGGAGTCCTTGCATATTCTTGTAACATGGATCATCTTACCTTGACTCACTCTTTCCTGGAAGATTGTGATGCTCATTACTTCGAGAACACCAAAGAGCTGCCTGAAGAAGACCTCTGGCCTGTTGCAAATGGAACTCCTTTGCTAGTTAGGATACAAATGCATGCTTATAAGCACAG GCACTCTCAAGCAGAGTTCTCTTCAGATATGAAGCTCATTCTCAGAGGAGTCCGCAGTAATTGTGGACATCCAGGCCCCAGGGAACTTGCCTCAAAGCAGTTAATTGAGAAGGCAGCAAGAGGAGATTTTGATGGAGTCTGTGCAGTTCTGAGGAATGGATTGGCTCATCCAGATGTGGCTGATAAACAGGGATACACTgcacttgctgctgctgct GTTCATTCCCACTGTGATATTGTGAATCTACTTCTTGATAGTGGAGCTGATGTGAATAAGTGTAGTGATGAGGGATTATCTGCTCTCTCCATGTGCTTTATTCTCTATTATCCAGAAGAATCTTTTAAGGATAACATTGCTGAGAGCAGCTTGCACTGTTACCAG TGGAACAAACGATCAGAACCCTCAGAAGCGGTCAGTGTGGCTGGGAGCGTAACCTCAGA GCAACAGAAGAGATGGGAAACAATCCAACTGCTGCTTCGGCGAGGTGCAGATCCCAACGTCTCCTGTGTCCCATCACACCTTCTCTTCTTTGCTGTTAAAGCTGCTGATGCAAAGGCAGTGAAACTCCTCTTGGAAAAGGGAGCCAGGACTGATGTGCGGCTTCCATCCAAG ttcCAGGGTTTATCTCCTCTTCACATAGCTGCCTCTATTCCTGGGGAGGAAGGAGTCCAGATAACAGAGTACCTCCTGAGTTCTGCCCTAGATCTTGATGCAAGGGCAGAAGATGGAAATGAGGTATATGGTCCAGATGAG CCTCAAGACAAAGAATCCAGTTTGTCAGCTGATGTCTCTTGGccactgaaaaatgaagcaggaCCACCACAAGAGTACTTTGCCTCCTATAACGGTCCTGTTCCAGAAGAAGGTGGGAGGAGTGCGCTGCATATTGCATGCCAAAGAGAGGGCAACAGTGAG CATGCCAGAGATGTTATCCGCCTCCTTTTGAAGCACAAGGCAAACCCAAACACGCTGTGGAGCGGCCATTCGCCACTTTCCTTAGCGATTGCCAGCGGCAATGACTTG GCAGTGGTTGAACTCCTCAAACATGGGGCTGACCCAAATCTGCCACTAAGTGGAGCCGTGGAAAGTGCCCTCTGTGCAGCTGTCAGTACCGCATATGAACACCAGAGAACAACAGCACAGAGGATTGCTTTG GTTGATAAGCTGCTTGAAGCTGGCGCAGATATCCTTGCACCAGTGACTCTtcaggagggaaagagaaaagctgtgggAACTGCTGTTGACTTTGCCTATTATAAATATTATCAG TGGATTCAGCCATTCGTGTATgtgcttcaaagaaaaaagagaggaacCATCATGAGGAACAGGGAAG TCTTACCAGCTGCAGTTGCCTTTTTTCTCTGTCCTGATCACATCACTCCATCTTCAGACTCTACCACAAGAGTCGGCATAATATTCAGTCATCTTGTGGGAGCAGCATATCTGCATCTTTTAAACTCAGTCATCAGTACCATAGAGTACCCTGCAAATGCTGAGAAATACGCAgccatgctttccattttgatacaGGAATTTGAGAAGATGTTTTAA
- the LOC125702700 gene encoding ankyrin repeat and MYND domain-containing protein 1-like isoform X1, whose product MADGPPAAEERRWHCETYVGQFYVSHRHGKGICYCPDGSQLRGAFYLGHVEGYVTQEWKDGRTFQGLYKSDERFGPGIESYPDGCQDVGLWLGNHLIKLCTEVPGSFSVLDYPEHYRYFDDSSPKKYISVKEDPFLRSYKHLPFDDEDIFPEGVLAYSCNMDHLTLTHSFLEDCDAHYFENTKELPEEDLWPVANGTPLLVRIQMHAYKHRHSQAEFSSDMKLILRGVRSNCGHPGPRELASKQLIEKAARGDFDGVCAVLRNGLAHPDVADKQGYTALAAAAVHSHCDIVNLLLDSGADVNKCSDEGLSALSMCFILYYPEESFKDNIAESSLHCYQWNKRSEPSEAVSVAGSVTSEQQKRWETIQLLLRRGADPNVSCVPSHLLFFAVKAADAKAVKLLLEKGARTDVRLPSKFQGLSPLHIAASIPGEEGVQITEYLLSSALDLDARAEDGNEVYGPDEPQDKESSLSADVSWPLKNEAGPPQEYFASYNGPVPEEGGRSALHIACQREGNSEHARDVIRLLLKHKANPNTLWSGHSPLSLAIASGNDLAVVELLKHGADPNLPLSGAVESALCAAVSTAYEHQRTTAQRIALVDKLLEAGADILAPVTLQEGKRKAVGTAVDFAYYKYYQDRRIANTPYHMLSASEQEVVQARQALLEHITAKLRERVILKEKEWDQEELRRSKKLDSAIRVCASKKKERNHHEEQGRLPIFKYCYQCGRSVGVQLSPCKRCYEVFTCSEACRRKSWNERHSRECSGLLEKSTGQTFPSASTAGHKGHKKNIICKNGREGGEKRGRRKDTVRSGGRETHQKNG is encoded by the exons ATGGCGGACGGTCCGCCCGCGGCCGAGGAGCGGCGGTGGCACTGCGAG ACATATGTGGGGCAGTTCTATGTGAGCCATCGCCATGGAAAGGGCATTTGCTACTGTCCTGATGGCTCCCAACTCCGAGGAGCTTTCTATCTTGGCCACGTAGAAGGCTATGTGACCCAGGAATGGAAGGATGGCAGAACATTTCAG GGACTGTACAAATCTGACGAGCGATTTGGACCAGGGATTGAGAGCTATCCAGATGGCTGTCAGGACGTTGGCTTGTGGCTTGGAAATCATCTCATTAAACTGTGTACTGAAGTACCtggttctttttctgtcttggaTTATCCAGAGCATTACAGATATTTTGATGACAGTTCTCCAAAGAAGTATATTTCTGTCAAGGAAGATCCTTTCCTCCGTAGCTACAAACATCTTCCTTTTGATGATGAGGATATTTTCCCTGAAGGAGTCCTTGCATATTCTTGTAACATGGATCATCTTACCTTGACTCACTCTTTCCTGGAAGATTGTGATGCTCATTACTTCGAGAACACCAAAGAGCTGCCTGAAGAAGACCTCTGGCCTGTTGCAAATGGAACTCCTTTGCTAGTTAGGATACAAATGCATGCTTATAAGCACAG GCACTCTCAAGCAGAGTTCTCTTCAGATATGAAGCTCATTCTCAGAGGAGTCCGCAGTAATTGTGGACATCCAGGCCCCAGGGAACTTGCCTCAAAGCAGTTAATTGAGAAGGCAGCAAGAGGAGATTTTGATGGAGTCTGTGCAGTTCTGAGGAATGGATTGGCTCATCCAGATGTGGCTGATAAACAGGGATACACTgcacttgctgctgctgct GTTCATTCCCACTGTGATATTGTGAATCTACTTCTTGATAGTGGAGCTGATGTGAATAAGTGTAGTGATGAGGGATTATCTGCTCTCTCCATGTGCTTTATTCTCTATTATCCAGAAGAATCTTTTAAGGATAACATTGCTGAGAGCAGCTTGCACTGTTACCAG TGGAACAAACGATCAGAACCCTCAGAAGCGGTCAGTGTGGCTGGGAGCGTAACCTCAGA GCAACAGAAGAGATGGGAAACAATCCAACTGCTGCTTCGGCGAGGTGCAGATCCCAACGTCTCCTGTGTCCCATCACACCTTCTCTTCTTTGCTGTTAAAGCTGCTGATGCAAAGGCAGTGAAACTCCTCTTGGAAAAGGGAGCCAGGACTGATGTGCGGCTTCCATCCAAG ttcCAGGGTTTATCTCCTCTTCACATAGCTGCCTCTATTCCTGGGGAGGAAGGAGTCCAGATAACAGAGTACCTCCTGAGTTCTGCCCTAGATCTTGATGCAAGGGCAGAAGATGGAAATGAGGTATATGGTCCAGATGAG CCTCAAGACAAAGAATCCAGTTTGTCAGCTGATGTCTCTTGGccactgaaaaatgaagcaggaCCACCACAAGAGTACTTTGCCTCCTATAACGGTCCTGTTCCAGAAGAAGGTGGGAGGAGTGCGCTGCATATTGCATGCCAAAGAGAGGGCAACAGTGAG CATGCCAGAGATGTTATCCGCCTCCTTTTGAAGCACAAGGCAAACCCAAACACGCTGTGGAGCGGCCATTCGCCACTTTCCTTAGCGATTGCCAGCGGCAATGACTTG GCAGTGGTTGAACTCCTCAAACATGGGGCTGACCCAAATCTGCCACTAAGTGGAGCCGTGGAAAGTGCCCTCTGTGCAGCTGTCAGTACCGCATATGAACACCAGAGAACAACAGCACAGAGGATTGCTTTG GTTGATAAGCTGCTTGAAGCTGGCGCAGATATCCTTGCACCAGTGACTCTtcaggagggaaagagaaaagctgtgggAACTGCTGTTGACTTTGCCTATTATAAATATTATCAG GACAGGAGAATTGCTAACACACCGTACCACATGCTGTCAGCATCTGAGCAGGAAGTTGTTCAAGCACGCCAGGCACTGCTAGAGCACATTACAGCAAAGCTCCGTGAGCGCGTcattctgaaagagaaagagtGGGATCAAGAAGAGCTGAGAAGGTCCAAGAAAT TGGATTCAGCCATTCGTGTATgtgcttcaaagaaaaaagagaggaacCATCATGAGGAACAGGGAAG GCTGCCCATCTTTAAGTACTGCTATCAGTGTGGACGTTCTGTTGGTGTCCAGCTGTCACCCTGCAAACGCTGTTATGAGGTCTTTACTTGCAGTGAGGCTTGCAGAAGGAAATCCTGGAATGAACGACACAGTCGTGAGTGCTCAGGATTGCTGG AGAAGAGTACAGGTCAGACGTTTCCATCTGCAAGCACAGCAGGTCACAAAGGACACAAAAAGAACATCATTTGCAAAAATGGACGAGAAGGTGGAGAAAAGAGAGGTAGAAGAAAGGATACGGTTAGGAGTGGTGGAAGAGAGACTCACCAGAAGAATGGCTGA